A single window of Apodemus sylvaticus chromosome 4, mApoSyl1.1, whole genome shotgun sequence DNA harbors:
- the Chrnb2 gene encoding neuronal acetylcholine receptor subunit beta-2 has protein sequence MARRPNSMALLFSFGLLWLCSGVLGTDTEERLVEHLLDPSRYNKLIRPATNGSQLVTVQLMVSLAQLISVHEREQIMTTNVWLTQEWEDYRLTWKPEEFDNMKKVRLPSKHIWLPDVVLYNNADGMYEVSFYSNAVVSYDGSIFWLPPAIYKSACKIEVKHFPFDQQNCTMKFRSWTYDRTEIDLVLKSDVASLDDFTPSGEWDIIALPGRRNENPDDSTYVDITYDFIIRRKPLFYTINLIIPCVLITSLAILVFYLPSDCGEKMTLCISVLLALTVFLLLISKIVPPTSLDVPLVGKYLMFTMVLVTFSIVTSVCVLNVHHRSPTTHTMAPWVKVVFLEKLPTLLFLQQPRHRCARQRLRLRRRQREREGAGAVFFREGPTADPCTCFVNPASGQGLAGAFRAEPTAAGQGRSVGPCSCGLRGAVDGVRFIADHMRSEDDDQSVREDWKYVAMVIDRLFLWIFVFVCVFGTIGMFLQPLFQNYTATTFLHPDHSAPSSK, from the exons ATGGCCCGGCGCCCCAACTCTATGGCGCTGCTCTTCAGCTTCGGCCTCCTTTGGCTGTGCTCAG GGGTTTTGGGTACCGACACAGAGGAGCGTCTAGTGGAGCATCTGCTGGACCCCTCCCGCTATAACAAGCTCATCCGTCCGGCTACCAACGGCTCTCAGCTGGTGACTGTACAGCTCATGGTATCATTGGCCCAGCTCATCAGTGTG CACGAGCGGGAGCAGATCATGACCACCAACGTCTGGCTGACCCAG GAGTGGGAAGATTACCGCCTCACATGGAAGCCTGAGGAGTTCGACAATATGAAGAAAGTCCGGCTCCCTTCCAAGCACATCTGGCTCCCAGATGTGGTTCTATACAACAA TGCTGACGGCATGTATGAAGTCTCCTTCTATTCCAATGCTGTGGTCTCCTACGATGGCAGCATCTTTTGGCTACCACCTGCCATCTACAAGAGTGCATGCAAGATTGAGGTGAAGCACTTCCCATTTGACCAGCAGAACTGCACCATGAAGTTCCGCTCATGGACCTATGACCGCACTGAGATCGACCTAGTGCTCAAAAGCGATGTGGCCAGCCTGGACGACTTCACACCCAGTGGGGAGTGGGACATCATCGCACTGCCGGGCCGACGCAACGAGAACCCAGATGACTCCACCTACGTGGACATCACCTATGACTTCATCATCCGTCGCAAACCGCTCTTCTACACCATCAACCTCATCATCCCCTGCGTGCTCATCACCTCGCTGGCCATCCTGGTCTTCTACCTGCCCTCAGACTGTGGTGAAAAGATGACCCTCTGCATCTCTGTGCTGCTGGCGCTCACCGTGTTCCTGCTGCTCATCTCCAAGATCGTGCCTCCCACCTCCCTCGACGTACCGCTGGTGGGAAAGTATCTGATGTTCACTATGGTGCTGGTCACCTTCTCTATCGTcactagtgtgtgtgtgctcaacgTGCACCACCGCTCGCCTACCACGCACACCATGGCACCCTGGGTCAAGGTGGTCTTCCTAGAGAAGCTGCCCACCCTGCTCTTCCTGCAGCAGCCACGCCACCGCTGTGCACGGCAGCGCCTGCGCTTGCGGAGGCGCCAGCGGGAGCGTGAGGGCGCAGGCGCGGTATTCTTCCGGGAAGGCCCTACAGCTGACCCTTGTACCTGCTTTGTCAACCCCGCATCAGGGCAGGGCTTGGCTGGGGCTTTCCGGGCTGAGCCCACTGCAGCCGGCCAGGGGCGCTCGGTGGGCCCATGCAGCTGTGGCCTCCGGGGAGCAGTGGACGGAGTACGCTTCATTGCGGACCATATGCGAAGTGAGGATGACGACCAGAGT GTGAGGGAGGACTGGAAATACGTTGCCATGGTGATCGACCGCCTGTTCCTCTGGatctttgtctttgtctgtgtctttGGGACCATCGGCATGTTCCTGCAGCCTCTCTTCCAGAACTACACTGCCACTACCTTCCTCCACCCTGACCACTCAGCTCCCAGCTCCAAGTGA